In a genomic window of Paraburkholderia phenazinium:
- a CDS encoding LysR family transcriptional regulator, which yields MAHQITFLQLEALVAIADMGSFEAAGRKLGSVQSGVSRHVRELENQFPKPLFDRGSRSARLTVDGLEVLSQARTILQQRDALVSQYASEKVLRRSLRLGVTELAALTWLPGFIDALRSTYPLVDVELEVGGVAVELYEKLRLAQLDLVIVPDTPRWADMLRFPLANVRNGWFCSPTFGLKRRRLAVSELGQLTLLSQSADSAVGHVMSKWLERNGVQPRSILTCNNFAALGGMASAGLGVASLPDAISGELVTLGLLREVLVTPVMPPVRYVAVARQDSLTPFHRKVITLARATCNYGMRYQDADAREPLANEAK from the coding sequence GTGGCACATCAGATCACTTTTCTGCAACTCGAAGCATTGGTTGCAATCGCGGATATGGGTTCGTTCGAAGCGGCCGGGCGCAAGCTCGGCAGCGTTCAATCCGGCGTATCGCGCCACGTTCGCGAGCTGGAGAATCAATTCCCGAAGCCGCTTTTCGACCGCGGTTCACGATCGGCACGGCTGACCGTCGACGGCCTCGAGGTACTCTCGCAAGCGCGCACGATTCTTCAGCAACGCGATGCGCTGGTCAGTCAATATGCGAGCGAGAAAGTATTGCGGCGCTCGTTGAGGCTGGGTGTGACTGAACTTGCGGCGCTAACCTGGTTACCTGGCTTCATCGACGCACTGCGTTCTACCTATCCGCTAGTGGATGTCGAACTTGAAGTGGGTGGTGTCGCTGTGGAACTCTACGAAAAGCTCAGACTGGCGCAACTGGATCTGGTCATCGTTCCCGACACGCCACGCTGGGCGGACATGTTGAGGTTCCCGCTCGCGAACGTGCGTAACGGCTGGTTCTGCAGTCCCACGTTCGGCCTCAAGCGGCGCAGGCTCGCCGTGTCGGAACTCGGTCAGTTAACCTTACTATCCCAGTCTGCCGACTCGGCGGTGGGACATGTCATGAGCAAATGGCTCGAGCGTAATGGTGTGCAACCGCGCAGCATCCTCACCTGCAACAACTTCGCGGCGCTTGGCGGCATGGCGAGCGCCGGTCTGGGTGTCGCCAGTCTGCCGGACGCCATCTCCGGCGAACTCGTGACGCTGGGACTGTTGCGTGAAGTTCTTGTGACGCCGGTAATGCCGCCGGTGCGCTATGTCGCCGTTGCGCGGCAAGACTCGCTGACCCCGTTCCACCGCAAGGTCATCACGCTCGCGCGCGCGACGTGCAATTATGGAATGCGCTATCAGGACGCCGACGCACGCGAACCGCTCGCCAACGAGGCTAAATAG
- a CDS encoding LysR family transcriptional regulator, translating into MLTVKQIETFYWVAKLGTVQRAADKLHITQSAATKRLQDVEAKSAARLFEGSGKKARLSAKGHEMFALCEGLLDSIGRLEAYQDADRHMARVLHIGLTELVALTWFPAFLQQMRELFPNLVLQPHVDMSGPLQERVLDGRLDLAILPEAELPASVERVVLGRARFAWFCRPGAFDSKRTVPLHELGTVPVIEQIPASIITILSSRTFESAGVDPERICGGNNAVVVGGLVAAGVGVSLLPVDLFRQQIQNRLMQIVMTNPPAPMVRYDAIFLKQSHSALGYMVADVARRCCDFTSSVQQPAAR; encoded by the coding sequence ATGCTGACCGTCAAGCAGATTGAGACGTTCTACTGGGTCGCGAAGCTCGGGACGGTTCAGCGGGCGGCCGACAAGCTGCATATCACGCAATCCGCGGCAACCAAGCGCCTGCAGGATGTCGAAGCGAAGTCCGCTGCGCGTTTGTTCGAAGGAAGCGGCAAGAAAGCGAGGTTGTCTGCGAAAGGGCACGAAATGTTCGCCCTGTGCGAGGGTTTGCTGGACAGCATTGGGCGACTGGAAGCCTACCAGGACGCCGACCGGCATATGGCCCGCGTGCTGCACATCGGCCTGACCGAACTGGTGGCGTTGACGTGGTTCCCGGCGTTCCTCCAGCAGATGCGCGAACTGTTCCCCAATCTCGTTCTGCAACCCCATGTGGACATGTCCGGACCGCTGCAAGAGCGGGTGCTCGATGGACGCCTCGACCTCGCAATTTTGCCCGAGGCCGAGTTGCCCGCATCGGTCGAGCGCGTGGTGCTTGGGCGTGCCCGCTTCGCCTGGTTTTGCCGTCCCGGCGCGTTCGACAGCAAGCGCACAGTGCCGCTGCACGAACTGGGCACCGTTCCCGTCATCGAGCAGATTCCCGCATCCATCATCACGATCCTGAGTTCAAGAACCTTCGAAAGTGCGGGCGTCGATCCTGAGCGTATTTGCGGCGGCAACAACGCGGTCGTGGTGGGCGGCCTCGTAGCGGCCGGAGTTGGCGTGAGCCTGCTGCCCGTCGATCTTTTCAGGCAGCAAATCCAGAACCGGCTCATGCAAATCGTGATGACCAACCCACCTGCACCGATGGTTCGCTACGACGCGATTTTTCTGAAGCAATCACATTCTGCGCTGGGGTACATGGTGGCCGACGTTGCACGGCGTTGCTGCGACTTCACTTCATCGGTGCAACAACCGGCAGCGCGTTAA
- a CDS encoding ureidoglycolate lyase translates to MPILRSLTIEPLTADAFEAYGWMLGKPLRIADGIPSYTSPSSDFWHEHLFDTGMAGETEVLWVKYRNSEDTVESLEAHWLTQQAIVPLTGSVIQIVATSTPDGRPDLDSLQAFLIPVGEGVCMRPHCWHSTRVLQNEVTCLMLTRRSTTHDLVIHLEKGTPACETGLSPIATHRLLGGSTAQHTG, encoded by the coding sequence ATGCCGATTCTTCGATCCCTGACAATCGAGCCACTGACCGCCGACGCCTTTGAAGCTTACGGCTGGATGCTGGGTAAACCGCTGCGGATCGCCGATGGCATTCCGTCGTACACCAGTCCATCCTCAGATTTCTGGCACGAGCACCTCTTCGACACAGGCATGGCTGGGGAGACGGAAGTCCTGTGGGTCAAATACAGAAACAGCGAAGATACCGTAGAGAGTCTTGAGGCTCACTGGCTGACACAGCAGGCAATCGTTCCGTTGACCGGGTCAGTCATACAGATTGTCGCGACGAGCACCCCGGATGGCCGTCCGGATCTCGATTCCCTGCAGGCGTTCCTGATACCGGTTGGCGAGGGCGTATGCATGCGGCCACATTGCTGGCATTCGACCCGCGTCCTGCAGAACGAAGTCACCTGCCTCATGCTCACACGCCGCTCCACCACCCACGACCTGGTTATCCATCTGGAGAAGGGAACACCCGCATGCGAGACCGGACTCAGTCCGATTGCAACGCATCGCCTTCTCGGTGGTTCTACCGCGCAGCACACCGGGTAA